From a region of the Dickeya poaceiphila genome:
- a CDS encoding MdtB/MuxB family multidrug efflux RND transporter permease subunit, which produces MQETTPLQDATPSNGGGPSRLFILRPIATTLLMIAILLAGIVGYRALPVSALPEVDYPTIQVVTLYPGASPDVMTSAITAPLEHQFGSMSGLKQMSSQSSGGSSVITLQFQLSLSLDVAEQDVQAAINAATNLLPTDLPFPPIYNKVNPADPPIMTLAVTSSALPLTQVQDMIETRIAQKISQVEGVGLVSLAGGQRPSVRVKLNPGALAAYGLSSETVRTAITAANVNTPKGSFDGPARSVTVSANDQMRSLDDYRQLIIAWKNNAPVRLQDVATVEQAAENTHLAAWANQNQAIVLNIQRQPGANVIATADHIRTLLPTLRASLPKSVDIALLNDRTTTIRASVDDVQFELILAIALVVMVIYLFLRNAVATLIPSIAVPLSLVGTFAAMYFLGFSINNLTLMALTIATGFVVDDAIVVIENIARYIEKGEKPLQAALKGAGEIGFTIISLTFSLIAVLIPLLFMGDIIGRLFREFAVTLAVSILISAVVSLTLTPMMCARLLSHHSLSQQNRFTRASERFFDAVIAWYGRGLTRVLSHPWITLCVALSTLVLTVLLYIVIPKGFFPIQDNGIIQGTVQASQTISFSGMVDKQQQVTSLIMQDPAVESVTSFIGVDGTNPSLNSGRLQINLKPLDERSDRIQGVIERLQQRTSALPGVQLYLQPVQDLTIDTQVSRTQYQFTLQTMSLDELSTWVPKLIAELQKLPQLQDVSSDWQDGGAIAYLKVNRDNASRLGITMSQVDSALYNAFGQRLISTIYTQSNQYRVVLEQHHDSSNGLVALSDIRLINSSGGVVPLSSIATIEERQGALSINHIDQFPSTTISFNVAPGYALGDAVKVIQKTQQQMQLPSDIITRFQGSTLAFQSALTSTIWLVVAAVIAMYIVLGVLYESFIHPVTILSTLPTAGVGALLALMMAGSDLNIIAIIGIILLIGIVKKNAIMMIDFALAAEREQGMTPYQAIYQACLLRFRPILMTTMAALLSAVPLMFSTGVGAELRRPLGICMVGGLVMSQVLTLFTTPVIYLLFDRLAHRLRRRQLQEGEAQ; this is translated from the coding sequence ATGCAGGAGACAACACCGTTACAGGACGCCACACCGAGCAACGGTGGCGGACCGTCGCGCCTGTTTATTCTCCGGCCGATTGCCACCACACTGTTGATGATCGCCATTCTGCTGGCCGGAATTGTCGGCTACCGCGCCTTACCGGTTTCAGCACTGCCAGAGGTGGATTACCCGACAATTCAGGTCGTTACACTGTACCCCGGTGCCAGCCCGGACGTGATGACCTCAGCGATAACCGCACCGCTGGAACACCAGTTTGGCAGCATGTCTGGTCTCAAACAGATGTCGAGCCAAAGCTCTGGCGGTTCGTCAGTCATTACCCTCCAATTCCAACTATCGCTCTCATTGGATGTAGCAGAACAGGATGTGCAAGCGGCGATCAACGCCGCCACCAACCTATTACCTACCGATCTGCCTTTCCCGCCTATCTACAATAAGGTCAACCCGGCGGACCCACCGATCATGACGCTGGCGGTCACGTCCAGCGCCCTGCCGCTCACCCAGGTGCAGGATATGATCGAAACGCGCATCGCACAGAAAATCTCACAGGTGGAGGGCGTTGGGTTGGTGAGTCTGGCTGGTGGGCAACGGCCATCGGTACGGGTCAAACTCAATCCAGGGGCGCTGGCGGCCTACGGGCTGAGCAGCGAAACGGTGCGCACCGCTATCACCGCCGCCAACGTCAACACGCCCAAGGGCAGTTTTGACGGCCCGGCGCGTTCGGTAACGGTATCTGCCAACGATCAGATGCGCTCGCTTGATGACTATCGACAATTGATCATTGCCTGGAAAAATAACGCCCCGGTACGGCTACAGGATGTCGCTACGGTAGAACAGGCGGCAGAAAACACCCATCTGGCCGCCTGGGCCAATCAGAATCAGGCTATTGTCCTCAATATTCAGCGTCAGCCGGGAGCCAATGTGATTGCCACAGCTGACCATATCCGCACTCTGCTGCCGACGCTAAGAGCCAGCTTACCCAAATCTGTGGATATCGCTCTGCTCAACGACCGCACCACGACCATCCGAGCGTCGGTGGACGATGTACAGTTTGAACTGATCCTGGCTATCGCGCTGGTCGTGATGGTGATCTACCTGTTTCTGCGCAACGCGGTAGCGACGCTGATCCCCAGCATCGCGGTGCCGCTGTCGCTGGTGGGCACCTTCGCCGCCATGTATTTTCTCGGCTTTTCGATCAATAACCTGACATTGATGGCACTGACCATCGCCACCGGCTTCGTGGTCGATGACGCCATCGTCGTTATCGAAAACATCGCCCGTTACATTGAAAAAGGCGAAAAACCACTGCAGGCCGCGTTGAAAGGTGCTGGCGAAATCGGCTTTACCATTATTTCACTGACCTTTTCATTGATCGCAGTATTGATCCCATTACTGTTCATGGGCGATATCATTGGTCGCCTGTTCCGTGAGTTCGCAGTAACACTGGCGGTGTCGATTCTGATCTCCGCGGTGGTGTCACTGACGCTAACCCCCATGATGTGCGCCCGTCTGCTCAGCCACCATTCACTGAGCCAGCAAAACCGTTTTACCCGTGCCAGTGAACGCTTCTTTGATGCGGTGATCGCCTGGTATGGCCGCGGCCTGACGCGGGTGCTGAGCCACCCGTGGATTACCCTTTGCGTCGCGCTGAGCACGCTGGTGCTGACCGTTCTGCTGTATATCGTTATCCCCAAAGGTTTTTTCCCGATACAGGACAACGGCATTATTCAGGGCACCGTACAGGCGTCGCAAACTATCTCTTTCTCCGGCATGGTGGATAAACAACAGCAGGTCACCTCGCTTATCATGCAAGACCCGGCGGTGGAAAGCGTCACGTCGTTTATCGGCGTTGACGGCACGAATCCGTCGCTCAATAGCGGCAGGCTGCAGATCAACCTGAAGCCGCTGGATGAGCGCAGCGACCGTATTCAAGGCGTGATTGAGCGCCTGCAACAGCGCACATCCGCCCTGCCCGGCGTTCAGCTTTATCTGCAACCGGTACAGGATCTGACTATCGATACACAAGTCAGCCGCACCCAGTATCAGTTTACCCTGCAAACCATGTCGCTGGATGAACTCAGCACTTGGGTGCCGAAACTAATAGCAGAGTTGCAGAAACTGCCGCAGTTACAGGATGTCAGCAGTGACTGGCAGGACGGCGGCGCGATAGCCTACCTCAAGGTCAATCGTGACAACGCCAGCCGTCTCGGCATCACTATGTCGCAGGTAGACAGCGCCCTCTACAACGCCTTCGGTCAACGCCTGATCTCCACTATTTACACGCAATCCAACCAGTACCGGGTAGTACTGGAACAGCACCACGACAGCAGCAACGGGCTGGTGGCATTGAGTGATATCCGGCTTATCAACAGCAGTGGCGGCGTGGTGCCGCTAAGCAGCATCGCCACGATAGAAGAACGTCAGGGAGCCTTGTCGATCAATCACATCGACCAATTCCCCTCAACCACCATTTCGTTCAATGTCGCTCCCGGTTACGCACTGGGTGATGCGGTAAAAGTCATTCAGAAAACGCAACAACAGATGCAGTTGCCCAGCGACATCATTACCCGCTTCCAGGGCAGCACGCTGGCATTCCAGTCAGCGCTGACCAGCACCATCTGGTTGGTAGTGGCCGCAGTGATAGCCATGTATATCGTGCTGGGCGTACTGTATGAAAGTTTTATCCACCCGGTCACTATCTTGTCCACCCTGCCGACTGCCGGGGTCGGTGCGTTGCTGGCGCTGATGATGGCAGGCAGCGATCTGAACATTATCGCCATTATCGGCATCATTTTGCTGATCGGTATCGTGAAGAAGAATGCCATCATGATGATCGATTTCGCACTGGCGGCTGAACGCGAGCAGGGGATGACGCCGTATCAGGCCATTTATCAAGCCTGTCTGCTGCGTTTTCGCCCGATCCTGATGACCACCATGGCAGCACTGCTCAGCGCCGTTCCCCTGATGTTCAGTACCGGCGTAGGCGCAGAACTACGCCGTCCACTCGGTATCTGTATGGTCGGTGGGCTGGTGATGAGTCAGGTGCTGACGCTGTTTACCACGCCGGTGATTTACCTGCTGTTTGACCGTCTGGCGCATCGCCTGCGTCGCCGCCAGTTGCAGGAAGGGGAAGCACAGTGA
- a CDS encoding NupC/NupG family nucleoside CNT transporter, which produces MSNILQFILALIVVAGLSLLVCRDRKSIRVRYIVQLLVIEILLAYFFLYSSAGLGFVTGFASLFDKLLGFAGEGTTFVFGNIGNNSFVFFLKVLCPIVFISALIGILQHIKVLPFIIRLIGTILSKVNGMGKLESFNAVSSLILGQSENFIAYKDILGQMSEKRMYTMAATAMSTVSMSIVGAYMSMLDAKYVVAALVLNMFSTFIVLSLINPYDTSEEKELHLSNLHEGQSFFEMLGEYILAGFKVAVIVAAMLIGFIALIASINALFSAVFGLSFQEILGYVFYPFAWVMGIPKAEALQVGSIMATKLVSNEFVAMIEMQKVAGQLSPRSVGILSVFLVSFANFSSIGIVAGAIKGLNEAQGNTVSRFGLKLVYGSTLVSLLSAAVAGLVL; this is translated from the coding sequence ATGTCCAATATTCTGCAATTTATCCTGGCACTGATTGTTGTCGCCGGCCTGTCACTGTTGGTGTGCCGTGATCGCAAGAGCATTCGCGTCAGGTATATTGTTCAGCTTTTAGTCATTGAAATTCTGCTTGCCTATTTCTTTCTCTACTCCAGTGCAGGCCTGGGTTTCGTAACAGGCTTTGCCAGTCTGTTTGACAAACTGCTTGGTTTCGCAGGCGAAGGTACGACCTTCGTCTTTGGCAACATCGGCAATAATAGCTTTGTGTTCTTCCTGAAAGTGCTGTGCCCGATTGTGTTCATCTCCGCACTAATTGGCATATTGCAGCACATAAAAGTCCTGCCGTTTATCATCCGTCTGATCGGCACCATACTGTCCAAAGTTAACGGCATGGGTAAGCTGGAGTCTTTTAACGCCGTCAGTTCGCTGATTCTTGGCCAGTCTGAAAACTTTATCGCCTACAAAGACATTCTCGGACAGATGTCAGAAAAACGCATGTACACCATGGCCGCTACGGCCATGTCCACCGTATCGATGTCGATTGTCGGTGCCTACATGTCAATGCTGGACGCCAAATACGTCGTGGCGGCGCTGGTGCTCAACATGTTCAGCACTTTCATCGTGTTGTCGCTCATCAACCCGTACGACACCAGCGAAGAGAAAGAACTGCACCTGAGCAACCTGCATGAAGGTCAGAGCTTCTTTGAAATGTTGGGCGAATATATTCTGGCCGGTTTTAAGGTTGCGGTTATCGTTGCTGCAATGTTGATCGGTTTCATCGCGCTAATCGCCAGCATTAACGCGCTGTTTAGCGCCGTGTTCGGCCTGAGCTTCCAGGAAATCCTGGGTTACGTGTTCTATCCGTTCGCCTGGGTGATGGGCATTCCCAAAGCCGAAGCACTGCAGGTGGGCAGTATTATGGCTACCAAGCTGGTGTCTAACGAATTCGTCGCCATGATAGAAATGCAGAAAGTGGCTGGTCAGTTGTCGCCACGCAGCGTGGGCATCCTGTCGGTATTCCTGGTATCTTTCGCCAACTTCTCGTCGATTGGTATCGTAGCCGGTGCAATCAAAGGGCTGAACGAGGCACAGGGCAATACCGTTTCTCGCTTTGGTCTGAAACTGGTATACGGTTCTACGCTGGTCAGCCTGTTATCCGCTGCCGTTGCCGGACTGGTGTTGTAA
- a CDS encoding aldo/keto reductase gives MPASGVLRELGHSGIRVPLLTFGGNVFGWTINAPTSFRVLDALLDQGLNFIDTADVYSIWSPGNQGGESENIIGNWLKQRGNRDRVMIATKVGKNMGGDRHGLSAAYIRRAVEDSLRRLQTDYIDLYQSHDDDKNTPLEETLFAFDALIREGKVRAIGASNYEGERLAQALQVSQDNHLARYETLQPEYNLYDRQHYETTLEPVVKANGLGVIGYYSLASGFLSGKYRSAADAAKSARGPGVVERYLNPRGLAILNVLDQLAEAHAATPGQVALAWLIARPGVTSPIVSATSVEQVAELANATRLALMPHEIEQLNVASA, from the coding sequence ATGCCTGCGTCTGGCGTATTACGTGAACTGGGACATTCGGGAATTCGGGTACCGTTACTGACTTTTGGCGGCAACGTATTTGGCTGGACTATTAATGCGCCAACGTCGTTTCGGGTGCTGGATGCCTTGCTTGATCAGGGTCTCAACTTTATTGATACCGCAGATGTCTATTCGATCTGGTCGCCTGGCAATCAAGGTGGTGAGTCGGAAAACATTATTGGCAACTGGCTAAAACAGCGTGGAAATCGTGATCGGGTAATGATTGCTACCAAAGTGGGCAAGAATATGGGCGGTGACCGGCATGGGCTGTCGGCTGCTTATATTCGTCGGGCCGTGGAGGATTCGCTGCGCCGTTTGCAGACTGATTATATCGATCTGTATCAATCCCATGATGATGATAAAAATACCCCGCTGGAAGAGACACTATTCGCCTTCGATGCGCTGATTCGGGAAGGGAAGGTGCGCGCTATCGGTGCATCCAACTATGAAGGTGAACGTCTGGCGCAGGCATTACAGGTCAGTCAGGATAACCATCTGGCGCGTTACGAAACCTTGCAACCGGAATACAATCTGTATGATCGCCAGCACTATGAAACCACGCTGGAACCGGTGGTAAAGGCTAACGGTCTGGGGGTGATTGGGTATTATTCGCTGGCGAGTGGTTTTTTATCCGGTAAATACCGTTCGGCTGCCGATGCTGCGAAAAGCGCGCGTGGTCCAGGTGTGGTGGAACGTTATCTCAATCCGCGTGGTCTGGCGATTTTGAACGTGTTGGATCAGCTAGCCGAAGCGCACGCCGCCACTCCTGGTCAGGTAGCCTTGGCATGGCTGATTGCCCGGCCTGGAGTAACGTCGCCGATAGTCAGCGCCACCTCAGTTGAACAGGTAGCGGAGCTGGCTAACGCCACCCGGTTGGCATTAATGCCTCATGAAATTGAACAATTGAATGTCGCCAGTGCCTGA
- a CDS encoding MdtA/MuxA family multidrug efflux RND transporter periplasmic adaptor subunit — MNAARLFRFLLLAIVIAAAFFAWRYFHTSQSESANEATTTQQSSRQGQNRNAGGRRGSTAPPPVQAALTASSSVPYYLSGLGTVTAANTVTVHSRVSGQLMAIHFQEGQQVKEGELLAEIDPRPFQVALTQAQGQLAKDQALLTNARQDLARYQQLSKTSLVSGQQLDTQESLVRQYEATVKSDQGSVASAQLQLDYSRITAPFSGRVGLRQIDIGNYVTSTDNLLVLTQTHPIDAIFTLPESNIATVLKAQKSGQPVLVEAWDRASQHILSQGRLLSMDNQIDATTGTIRLKARFDNTDDALFPNQFVNIKMKVDTLQNVVVAPSAAIQMGNEGRFVWVLNDKDQVSKHIVTTGIQYGQQTVVSNGLNAGERVVTDGIDRLTEGAHVEVLTPATAETKPTAGVEKPQHKAEKS; from the coding sequence ATGAACGCCGCACGCTTATTTCGTTTTCTGTTATTGGCCATCGTTATTGCCGCAGCCTTTTTCGCCTGGCGTTATTTCCACACATCGCAATCAGAATCAGCTAACGAAGCGACAACTACACAGCAATCTTCACGTCAGGGACAAAACCGTAACGCCGGTGGACGCCGCGGCTCCACGGCACCACCGCCGGTGCAGGCCGCACTCACTGCCTCATCCTCTGTACCCTATTACCTGTCCGGTCTGGGTACGGTCACCGCCGCCAACACCGTCACGGTGCACAGCCGGGTCAGCGGTCAGTTGATGGCTATTCATTTCCAGGAAGGACAGCAGGTCAAAGAAGGCGAGTTGTTGGCGGAAATCGACCCACGGCCATTTCAGGTGGCGCTGACGCAAGCACAAGGTCAATTGGCCAAAGATCAGGCCTTGTTGACCAATGCTCGCCAGGATCTGGCTCGTTACCAGCAACTGTCCAAAACCAGTCTGGTTTCTGGCCAACAGTTGGACACCCAGGAATCGCTGGTACGTCAATATGAAGCGACCGTGAAATCGGATCAGGGTTCGGTCGCCAGCGCGCAATTGCAGTTGGATTACAGCCGCATCACCGCACCGTTTAGTGGCCGCGTCGGCCTGCGCCAGATTGACATCGGCAACTATGTCACCAGCACCGATAATCTGCTGGTGTTGACGCAAACCCACCCGATTGACGCCATATTCACGCTGCCGGAAAGCAATATTGCTACCGTGCTAAAAGCACAGAAATCCGGTCAGCCGGTGCTGGTGGAAGCCTGGGATCGCGCCAGTCAGCACATCCTCTCTCAGGGCCGGCTGCTGAGCATGGATAACCAAATCGACGCCACTACCGGCACCATCAGGCTAAAAGCCCGCTTCGACAATACCGACGACGCGCTGTTCCCCAATCAGTTCGTCAATATCAAGATGAAAGTCGATACCCTGCAAAATGTAGTGGTGGCGCCATCAGCCGCTATCCAGATGGGCAACGAAGGGCGTTTTGTCTGGGTGTTGAACGATAAAGATCAGGTCAGTAAACACATCGTCACTACCGGTATTCAGTACGGTCAACAAACCGTGGTATCAAACGGGCTTAACGCGGGTGAGCGAGTGGTCACAGATGGCATAGACCGACTGACTGAAGGTGCGCATGTTGAAGTGCTGACACCTGCAACGGCAGAGACCAAGCCTACTGCTGGCGTAGAAAAACCTCAGCATAAAGCGGAGAAATCCTGA